A window of Halobacillus naozhouensis genomic DNA:
CGAGTGACTCTGCGCCGAAAATGTACCGGGGCTAAACACACCACCGAAGCTGCGGATTGATCCGAACGGATCAGTGGTAGGAGAGCGTTCTAAGGGCTGCGAAGTCAGACCGTAAGGACTGGTGGAGCGCTTAGAAGTGAGAATGCCGGTATGAGTAGCGAAAAAAGAGTGAGAATCTCTTTCACCGAAAGCCCAAGGTTTCCTGAGGAAGGCTCGTCCTCTCAGGGTTAGTCGGGACCTAAGCCGAGGCCGAAAGGCGTAGGCGATGGACAACAGGTTGATATTCCTGTACCGCCTCCTTTCCGTTTGAACGACGGGGGGACGCAGGAGGATAAGGAGAGCGCACCATTGGATGTGTGCGTCCAAGCAGTAAGACGGTCGAGGCAGGTAAATCCACTCGGCAACGTCAAGCTGTGATGGGGAGGGAACTAAAGTACCGAAGCTCCTGATTTCACACTGCCAAGAAAATCCTCTAGTGAGGAAAGAGGCGCCCGTACCGCAAACCAACACAGGTAGGCGAGGAGAGAATCCTAAGGTGAGCGGGAGAACTCTCGTTAAGGAACTCGGCAAAATGACCCCGTAACTTCGGGAGAAGGGGTGCTCCTCTGCCGAGGAGCCGCAGTGAAAAGGCCCAAGCGACTGTTTACCAAAAACACAGGTCTCTGCGAAGCCGTAAGGCGAAGTATAGGGGCTGACACCTGCCCGGTGCTGGAAGGTTAAGGGGATGCGTTAGCGCTTTTGGCGCGAAGCGTTGAACCGAAGCCCCAGTAAACGGCGGCCGTAACTATAACGGTCCTAAGGTAGCGAAATTCCTTGTCGGGTAAGTTCCGACCCGCACGAAAGGTGCAACGACTTGGGCACTGTCTCAACGAGAGACCCGGTGAAATTATACTATGCGTGAAGATGCGCATTACCCGCGACAGGACGGAAAGACCCCGTGGAGCTTTACTGTAGCCTGATATTGAATGTTGGTACAGCTTGTACAGGATAGGTGGGAGCCTGAGAAACCGGAGCGCTAGCTTCGGTGGAGGCGCTGGTGGGATACCACCCTGGCTGTACGGACATTCTAACCCAGGACCGTGATCCGGTTCGGAGACAGTGTCAGGTGGGCAGTTTGACTGGGGCGGTCGCCTCCTAAAGAGTAACGGAGGCGCCCAAAGGTTCCCTCAGAATGGTTGGAAATCATTCGCAGAGTGTAAAGGCACAAGGGAGCTTGACTGCGAGACTTACAAGTCGAGCAGGGACGAAAGTCGGGCTTAGTGATCCGGCGGTACCGTATGGAAGGGCCGTCGCTCAACGGATAAAAGCTACCCCGGGGATAACAGGCTTATCTCCCCCAAGAGTCCACATCGACGGGGAGGTTTGGCACCTCGATGTCGGCTCATCGCATCCTGGGGCTGTAGTCGGTCCCAAGGGTTGGGCTGTTCGCCCATTAAAGCGGTACGCGAGCTGGGTTCAGAACGTCGTGAGACAGTTCGGTCCCTATCCGTCGTGGGCGTTGGAAATCTGAAAGGAGCTGTCCTTAGTACGAGAGGACCGGGATGGACACACCGCTGGTGTACCAGTTGTTCCGCCAGGAGCATGGCTGGGTAGCTACGTGTGGACGGGATAAGTGCTGAAAGCATCTAAGCATGAAGCCCCCCTTGAGATGAGATTTCCCCTTACGCCAAGTAAGTAAGATTCCTCAGAGACGATGAGGTCGATAGGTCCGAGGTGGAAGCGTGGTGACACGTGGAGCTGACGGATACTAATCAATCGATGACTTAACTATATCAAAAAGCGGAGACGACCTTTATGGGAGTCAAAGCTAGATTATTAAACGTAAACATGATGTTTGTCTTGCCCCTCTTATCCAGTTTTGAAGGTTCGCCCTTCCTAACAGAATGATGTGGTGGCGACAGCGAAGAGGTCACACCTGTTCCCATGCCGAACACAGCAGTTAAGCTCTTCAGCGCCGATGGTAGTCGGGTCGATCCCCGTGAGAGTAGGACGCGGCCACATTATTATATAGTAAAAAACCGGAAGCATATGCTTCCGGTTTTTTACTATATAATAATAACGATCCTTTATTCCTGACCAAGGAAGGTGGAATCTGAATGGATGAGTTTGTTATATTTAATGAACATTTGGAAACATTTTTTATACGTTTATTAATAGCATTGCTCTTATCAGGTGTTATTGGTTTTGAAAGAGAATTGAAAAATCACTCAGCAGGATTTCGTACGCATATATTAGTTGGGATCGGTTCGTGCCTCATGATGCTTTTATCCCTGTATGGATTTGAACACTTTATAAACAACTACGATAATGTACGTTTTGATCCTTCACGAATCCCTTCATATGTTATTAGCGGGATTGGGTTTCTGGGGGCAGGCACAATAATTGTGAATGGGATGACGATAAGAGGATTAACAACAGCTGCTTCTATTTGGACTGTTGCGGGACTGGGCCTGGTAGTTGGTGCTGGAATGTACGATGTGGCCATGCTTGCTACTATTTTAGTTTTGCTGAGCTTAATCTTTTTGAACAATTTAGAGAAAAAGTATTTTAGCAGTTATTTTAAAAATTCCTATGTACTTATTACCGATGAACGGATAGAGACTGGTAAATTGCTTGCTGTCTTTGATGATGAGGATATTGAATTGCAAAGTGTGGAAATTGAAAATTTGAATAATCGTACTAAAAGCATACTCATACACATTAACAAAGGCCAGGAATTTAATGACGCTGCACTAATTGAACGACTCTCAAACGTAGAAAATGTAATACAGGTCAAACAGAAAAGATAAGAAAACTATACGACAAAATCGTATAGTTTTTTTGGTTTTAAGCTCCCTTTAATTAGGGAATGATTACAGATATAACAAAACATTTTATTTGCGTATATGTACAAATTGAGTATAATAAAATTATAGTCAAAGATAGTCAAAGTCAAATGAGGAGGAGGGAAAATGCGGAATATATCCGACATCATAGAAGAATATTTAAAGAATGTTATAGACAGTAATGAGAAGAAAGCTATTGAAATCAAGCG
This region includes:
- a CDS encoding MgtC/SapB family protein, whose protein sequence is MDEFVIFNEHLETFFIRLLIALLLSGVIGFERELKNHSAGFRTHILVGIGSCLMMLLSLYGFEHFINNYDNVRFDPSRIPSYVISGIGFLGAGTIIVNGMTIRGLTTAASIWTVAGLGLVVGAGMYDVAMLATILVLLSLIFLNNLEKKYFSSYFKNSYVLITDERIETGKLLAVFDDEDIELQSVEIENLNNRTKSILIHINKGQEFNDAALIERLSNVENVIQVKQKR